The following proteins are encoded in a genomic region of Nonomuraea muscovyensis:
- a CDS encoding DUF4132 domain-containing protein, producing MGWIGIATGHELTVEGTRRPVLACRTAAGRVLAKVPANVRKDPTAVRLTALRDRLGEHARAVHDQVESWMVRSLPIPAVVFAAVWDDPVWRETLADLVIAPIVDGAPDLGRCALLREGAWTGADAFAIPHPLLLGDELPIWRGRNLTQVVEQVRREVWTRPASMDRTFGVVDTFGYMDARYESGAAFERRVHELGGRIKGDRARFTVHAPEPLGIEIDLHWSGPMSPAYLAWLSFTAGGREIGDIAWSEGVRILMALYADRTVDETEPVVEAAKAYSHYCDTHQGEPGTVVPSCITGPTRDVLLRAGAVLPGTPAGSDEDTCVAVRYEHSVLDEPVVELVRRAAVDGDKAEKSLYDLDPVAETGVGTVHAGPLGFLASALRRYPAHRARILAAHTDLRAARALAARKPGLARTALTRTGDDLETYAPELLPPFYEECARILAAAGSARFAAAFFERARAAEDAHALPVDEAALVAAHLTAGPDAAGTATLKMHGKRLAARHPAPGAYRWHRSLLTEWCEEAPDGADGALALADGWAALAKAAGHALGGPEDERAVRALLKSGCMESAPQALWKFVLPLLGPMARADAGIGRALLDILPLPAKDTPKAKSAAVSLLLGNLAGAGLTAPFTTSPGLAGAVAKNWLGRFLKLYAGLALPVAGLGDLLHDAGTRLRAEGLTCDDHEAVLGVDEDEVNRWEETAADLPLLDLLLDRGVPLARPRLLHTFKLYDRLASGAGTDLAAVAADPDWAPLLRDAIVGNVTNQLNVTEPAVPKQTAPETVRALTATPGTAQIVAAILAEHAERVPIQGLPDAHAALCDAERFTIAGVPGLLLDSVRTIATGTDPARALATTLSGGVLDELELPAFVPGHVNTITDYLEESGTDLLLIESGRLWEHKFRASVVTPDGVGPSHGFGTYESVSSRSHERTEARDLYDRCLIAVNGRVTVLDHGGPHCPHGSAHPAARRVVPADGERVAFPGGAEATVWRGQGRIIELRDPAGRTIGRYVRGWGRVPEHNGAENISTVEHHRYASGTHLVAPPGRWSAMRPRDLEGSRALRAVDEKKAQALIDVADAALAAGLMRVLDPESGYSEKDAARDELAGRLRPLLPEIADESLWKGVTFLVWTAVECRERAFALLERLALTPPPHLRRPAPASAAPTVPSEKSPEPDDPGPESAYERIVHFTRAAVDIPYDKKIAIFHAPAVKGVENTLGRLGAAVLEAAWSNGGGRAQLLELAAVPELLRTDGTWHVARLRPEYDLGQIRSGHGPIAAAAVADYEQVGHGYAVTALLYTPDGPDPLLFTRNRAVELRTCRGWGDPDRLRRALDLISENGPPPVDREATVRAFAEATGLSPAQCLILLSTSARTLSWPDGWARGRVAAFRKDDAARARELDLTEIELRIAALSLESLTTTDEAVEVVELLMPDDPADLWCTGPDLDRAVACWTERHPRLTPLTTEQWVTLASGAEDALEALIALLGDRPSVPPLGHVARAARLLADRLPKDHPARTTAAARLRNLHEHVTSPDTTLPIAAGVTSVTALERAAGAIAAHLPESRLAIGEALTLDPAGDGYRVHLRPSRWSDLDALAAALRRGGATDVALVMEDLRFLRSSEPLEAAARL from the coding sequence ATGGGATGGATCGGGATCGCGACGGGCCACGAGCTCACCGTCGAAGGGACGCGGCGGCCGGTGCTCGCCTGCCGGACGGCCGCGGGCCGCGTGCTGGCCAAGGTGCCCGCCAACGTCAGGAAGGATCCGACCGCGGTACGGCTCACCGCCCTCCGTGACCGGCTCGGCGAGCACGCGCGGGCGGTGCACGACCAGGTCGAGTCCTGGATGGTGCGGTCGCTGCCCATCCCGGCCGTGGTGTTCGCGGCCGTGTGGGACGACCCGGTGTGGCGCGAGACGCTCGCCGACCTGGTCATCGCCCCGATCGTCGACGGCGCGCCCGACCTCGGCCGCTGCGCGCTCCTGCGCGAGGGCGCGTGGACGGGCGCGGACGCCTTCGCGATCCCGCACCCGCTGCTGCTCGGCGACGAGCTGCCCATCTGGCGGGGACGGAACCTCACGCAGGTTGTTGAGCAGGTACGCCGCGAGGTGTGGACGCGTCCCGCGAGCATGGACCGTACGTTCGGCGTGGTCGACACCTTCGGATACATGGACGCCCGGTACGAGAGCGGCGCCGCGTTCGAGCGCCGCGTGCACGAGCTGGGCGGGCGCATCAAAGGGGACAGGGCGCGGTTCACCGTGCACGCGCCCGAGCCGCTCGGCATCGAGATCGACCTGCACTGGAGCGGGCCGATGAGCCCGGCCTACCTGGCGTGGCTGAGCTTCACCGCGGGCGGCCGGGAGATCGGCGACATCGCCTGGTCCGAGGGCGTCCGCATTCTCATGGCTCTGTACGCGGACCGCACCGTGGACGAGACGGAGCCGGTGGTGGAGGCAGCCAAGGCGTACTCCCACTACTGCGACACCCACCAAGGCGAGCCCGGCACCGTGGTGCCCTCCTGCATCACCGGCCCGACGCGCGACGTGCTGCTGCGCGCCGGGGCGGTGCTACCGGGCACGCCCGCCGGCTCCGACGAGGACACGTGCGTCGCCGTCCGCTACGAGCACTCCGTCCTGGACGAGCCGGTCGTCGAACTCGTCCGGCGCGCGGCCGTCGACGGGGACAAGGCCGAGAAGTCGCTGTACGACCTGGACCCGGTGGCGGAGACCGGCGTCGGCACCGTGCACGCGGGCCCGCTCGGCTTCCTCGCCTCCGCCCTGCGCCGGTACCCGGCGCACCGTGCCCGCATCCTGGCCGCGCACACCGACCTGCGGGCCGCCCGCGCCCTGGCCGCCCGCAAGCCCGGCCTCGCGCGCACCGCGCTCACCCGTACCGGCGACGACCTGGAGACGTACGCACCCGAGCTGCTGCCGCCGTTCTACGAGGAGTGCGCGCGGATCCTGGCCGCCGCGGGCAGCGCCCGCTTCGCCGCCGCCTTCTTCGAGAGGGCCCGCGCCGCCGAGGACGCGCACGCGCTGCCGGTCGACGAGGCCGCGCTCGTCGCGGCGCACCTCACCGCGGGACCGGACGCCGCCGGAACGGCCACGCTCAAAATGCACGGCAAGCGGCTCGCCGCCCGCCATCCCGCCCCCGGCGCGTACCGCTGGCACCGCAGCCTGCTCACCGAGTGGTGCGAGGAAGCCCCGGACGGCGCGGACGGCGCGCTGGCCCTGGCCGACGGCTGGGCGGCGCTGGCGAAGGCCGCCGGGCACGCGCTCGGCGGGCCCGAGGACGAACGCGCCGTACGGGCCCTGCTGAAGAGCGGCTGCATGGAGTCGGCACCGCAGGCCCTCTGGAAGTTCGTCCTTCCGTTGCTCGGCCCGATGGCACGGGCGGACGCGGGCATCGGCCGCGCGCTCCTCGACATCCTGCCGCTGCCCGCCAAGGACACCCCCAAGGCGAAGAGCGCGGCAGTGTCGCTCCTCCTCGGCAACCTCGCGGGCGCGGGCCTGACCGCCCCGTTCACCACGTCCCCCGGGCTGGCTGGGGCGGTGGCGAAGAACTGGCTCGGCCGCTTCCTGAAACTGTACGCGGGGCTCGCACTCCCCGTCGCCGGTCTCGGCGACCTCCTGCACGACGCCGGTACGCGGCTGCGCGCGGAGGGCCTCACCTGCGACGACCACGAGGCGGTGCTGGGAGTGGACGAGGACGAGGTCAACCGCTGGGAGGAGACCGCCGCCGACCTCCCGCTCCTCGATCTCCTCCTGGACCGCGGCGTCCCGCTCGCGCGGCCCCGGCTGCTGCACACGTTCAAGCTGTACGACCGGCTCGCGTCCGGAGCGGGCACCGACCTGGCCGCCGTTGCCGCCGACCCGGACTGGGCTCCGCTGCTGCGCGACGCGATCGTGGGCAACGTGACCAACCAGCTCAACGTCACCGAGCCCGCCGTCCCGAAGCAGACCGCCCCCGAGACCGTACGGGCCCTGACCGCGACACCGGGAACGGCGCAGATTGTCGCCGCCATCCTGGCCGAGCATGCCGAGCGGGTCCCCATCCAAGGGCTCCCGGACGCGCACGCCGCCCTGTGCGACGCCGAGCGGTTCACCATCGCCGGAGTCCCCGGCCTCCTCCTCGACAGCGTCCGGACGATCGCGACCGGGACGGACCCGGCCCGCGCCCTCGCCACTACGCTGAGCGGCGGTGTCCTCGACGAGCTGGAGTTGCCCGCCTTCGTCCCCGGCCACGTCAACACCATCACCGACTACCTGGAAGAGAGTGGCACCGACCTGCTCCTGATCGAGTCCGGCCGGCTCTGGGAGCACAAGTTCCGCGCCTCCGTCGTCACACCGGATGGAGTCGGCCCGTCCCACGGCTTCGGCACGTACGAGTCCGTCTCCAGCCGGTCCCACGAACGGACCGAGGCGCGCGACCTCTACGACCGCTGCCTGATCGCCGTGAACGGCCGGGTGACCGTACTGGACCACGGCGGCCCGCACTGCCCGCACGGCAGCGCGCACCCCGCCGCCCGCCGCGTCGTACCGGCCGACGGCGAACGGGTCGCCTTCCCCGGTGGCGCCGAGGCCACCGTGTGGCGCGGCCAGGGGCGGATCATCGAGCTGCGGGACCCGGCCGGGCGGACCATCGGCCGCTACGTCCGCGGCTGGGGCAGGGTGCCCGAGCACAACGGCGCCGAGAACATCAGCACGGTCGAGCACCACCGCTACGCGTCCGGGACCCACCTGGTCGCGCCTCCCGGCCGGTGGTCGGCGATGCGGCCGCGCGACCTCGAAGGATCCAGGGCGCTGCGCGCCGTCGACGAGAAGAAGGCGCAGGCCCTGATCGACGTCGCGGACGCCGCGCTCGCCGCCGGCCTCATGCGGGTGCTGGACCCCGAGAGCGGTTACTCGGAGAAGGACGCCGCCCGCGACGAGCTGGCGGGACGGCTCCGCCCGCTCCTGCCGGAGATCGCCGACGAGTCGCTCTGGAAGGGCGTCACGTTCCTGGTGTGGACGGCCGTCGAGTGCCGCGAGCGCGCGTTCGCCCTGCTGGAACGTCTGGCGCTGACCCCGCCGCCCCACCTGCGGCGCCCGGCGCCCGCCTCCGCGGCACCCACCGTCCCGTCCGAGAAGTCCCCCGAGCCGGACGATCCGGGGCCCGAGTCCGCGTACGAGAGGATCGTCCACTTCACCCGTGCCGCCGTCGACATCCCGTATGATAAGAAGATCGCGATCTTCCACGCCCCCGCCGTCAAGGGGGTCGAGAACACGCTGGGCCGCCTCGGCGCCGCCGTCCTGGAGGCCGCATGGAGCAACGGCGGCGGGCGCGCGCAGCTTCTGGAACTGGCCGCCGTCCCCGAACTCCTCCGTACCGACGGCACCTGGCACGTCGCCCGGCTGCGCCCGGAGTACGACCTCGGGCAGATCCGCTCGGGCCACGGCCCCATCGCGGCCGCCGCCGTCGCCGACTACGAGCAGGTGGGGCACGGGTACGCGGTCACGGCGCTCCTCTACACCCCGGACGGCCCCGACCCGCTCCTGTTCACCCGCAACCGCGCCGTCGAGCTGCGGACCTGCCGAGGCTGGGGCGACCCGGACCGGCTCCGACGGGCGCTCGACCTGATCTCCGAGAACGGCCCGCCGCCCGTGGACCGGGAGGCGACCGTACGGGCGTTCGCCGAGGCCACCGGCCTGTCACCGGCCCAGTGCCTGATCCTGCTGTCCACCTCGGCCCGCACGCTCTCCTGGCCGGACGGCTGGGCGCGGGGCCGCGTCGCCGCCTTCCGCAAGGACGACGCCGCCCGCGCCCGCGAACTCGACCTGACCGAGATCGAACTGCGCATCGCCGCGCTCTCCCTGGAGTCGCTCACCACCACCGACGAGGCCGTCGAAGTCGTCGAGCTGCTCATGCCCGACGACCCCGCCGACCTCTGGTGTACGGGCCCCGACCTGGACCGGGCGGTCGCGTGCTGGACGGAACGCCACCCGAGGCTCACCCCGCTCACCACCGAGCAGTGGGTCACTCTCGCCTCCGGCGCCGAGGACGCCCTGGAGGCACTGATCGCCCTGCTCGGCGATCGTCCGTCCGTACCGCCGCTGGGTCACGTCGCCCGCGCTGCGAGGCTCCTGGCCGATCGCCTGCCCAAGGACCACCCCGCCCGTACGACCGCCGCCGCCCGCCTGCGTAACCTGCACGAGCACGTCACCAGCCCGGACACGACCCTGCCCATCGCCGCCGGGGTCACCTCGGTCACCGCCCTGGAACGAGCCGCCGGAGCGATCGCGGCCCACCTCCCGGAGAGCAGGCTCGCCATCGGCGAAGCCCTCACCCTGGACCCCGCCGGAGACGGCTACCGCGTCCACCTCCGCCCGTCCCGCTGGTCCGACCTGGACGCGCTGGCCGCGGCCCTCCGCCGCGGCGGCGCCACCGATGTCGCCCTGGTCATGGAGGACCTGCGCTTCCTCCGTTCGTCCGAGCCACTGGAGGCCGCGGCCCGGCTGTAG
- a CDS encoding hydroxymethylglutaryl-CoA lyase: MRRPYPMEGLPQHVTVYEVGPRDGLQNEPATVPAEVKAEFISRLADAGHKVIEATSFVHPRWVPQLADADELLGRLDRRPGVRYPVLVPNERGLDRALAHGVAEIAVFASATETFAAKNLNRSLESQFDMFEPVVARALEAGVRVRAYVSMCFGDPWEGPTPVSQVVSVGRRLLGLGCYELSLGDTIGVATPGHVTELIEAFDATDRLAVHFHDTYGQALANTLAALQAGVTTVDASTGGIGGCPYAESATGNLATEDLVWMLHGLGIETGLDLDRLVATSTWLAGLLGRPSPSRVVQALSKG; the protein is encoded by the coding sequence ATGCGCCGCCCGTACCCGATGGAAGGGCTCCCGCAGCACGTCACGGTCTACGAGGTCGGCCCGCGCGACGGCCTGCAGAACGAGCCGGCGACCGTGCCCGCCGAGGTGAAGGCGGAGTTCATCTCCCGCCTGGCCGACGCCGGGCACAAGGTGATCGAGGCGACCAGCTTCGTCCACCCCCGGTGGGTGCCGCAGCTCGCCGACGCCGACGAGCTGCTCGGCCGGCTCGACCGCAGGCCGGGCGTGCGCTACCCGGTCCTCGTGCCGAACGAGCGCGGCCTGGACCGGGCGCTGGCGCACGGCGTGGCCGAGATCGCGGTGTTCGCCAGCGCCACCGAGACGTTCGCCGCCAAGAACCTCAACCGCAGCCTGGAGAGCCAGTTCGACATGTTCGAGCCGGTCGTGGCCCGCGCGCTGGAGGCGGGGGTGCGGGTCCGGGCGTACGTGTCGATGTGCTTCGGCGACCCGTGGGAAGGGCCGACGCCCGTATCCCAGGTGGTCTCCGTCGGGCGGCGCCTGCTCGGGCTCGGCTGCTACGAGCTGTCGCTCGGCGACACCATCGGCGTCGCCACGCCGGGCCACGTGACCGAGCTGATCGAGGCGTTCGACGCCACCGACCGGCTCGCCGTGCACTTCCACGACACCTACGGCCAGGCCCTCGCCAACACGCTGGCCGCGCTCCAGGCGGGCGTCACCACCGTCGACGCCTCCACGGGCGGCATCGGCGGCTGCCCGTACGCCGAGTCGGCCACCGGCAACCTCGCCACCGAAGACCTCGTCTGGATGCTGCACGGCCTGGGCATCGAGACCGGCCTCGACCTCGACAGGCTCGTGGCCACCAGCACCTGGCTGGCCGGCCTGCTCGGCCGCCCCAGCCCGTCCCGCGTCGTCCAGGCCCTGTCGAAAGGCTGA
- a CDS encoding DUF402 domain-containing protein, with protein sequence MTQIKVVYTKYGGALHWNHPGTLLGEDDHGAWVSVPAGTLASKGAEPPVPWETAIVMLFPRDGWWTATFHTPPHPFEVYVDVTTVPLWRGGEVTMVDLDLDVILMRDGRLLLDDEDEFAEHQVTLGYPADVVARAQETARRLLAAVGHRETPFDGAHVLWFDRALPGSPSGACPRGGPVSS encoded by the coding sequence GTGACCCAGATCAAGGTGGTGTACACGAAGTACGGCGGCGCGCTGCACTGGAACCATCCCGGCACGCTCCTCGGCGAGGACGACCACGGCGCCTGGGTGTCGGTCCCCGCCGGCACGCTCGCCAGCAAGGGCGCGGAGCCGCCGGTCCCCTGGGAGACGGCGATCGTCATGCTGTTCCCCCGCGACGGCTGGTGGACGGCCACGTTCCACACGCCGCCGCACCCGTTCGAGGTGTACGTGGACGTCACGACGGTCCCGCTGTGGCGTGGCGGCGAGGTCACCATGGTCGACCTGGACCTCGACGTGATCCTGATGCGCGACGGCAGGCTGCTGCTCGACGACGAGGACGAGTTCGCCGAGCATCAGGTCACCCTCGGCTACCCGGCCGACGTGGTGGCCCGGGCGCAGGAGACGGCCCGCCGGCTGCTGGCCGCCGTCGGGCACCGTGAGACCCCCTTCGACGGCGCCCACGTCCTCTGGTTCGACCGCGCCCTGCCGGGGTCACCGTCCGGGGCTTGTCCGCGGGGCGGTCCGGTTTCATCCTGA
- a CDS encoding helix-turn-helix transcriptional regulator — MTTHMVSPVFAGRGGELAALGEALARARAGAAATVLVGGEAGVGKTRLVHEFEQRADGVLVLVGGCLELGTDGLPFAPFSAVLRGLVRGRGRDGVTALVPGGHTRGLARLLPEFGEPDKDGPEARARLFEQMLGLLERLAEDQPTVLVIEDAHWADRSTRDLLSFLVRYQRSDARLLILVTYRSDELHRTHPLRPLLAELGRVGWVSRLELRRLTRREVVAQATGILDREPSAADIELIYERSEGNPLFVEVLLGETGGDTLPESLRDLLLAKVERLPEETQELLRVASAGGQRIEHALLTAVSGLDDGALSQALRPAVAGNVLVVDGEGYAFRHALIREALHDDLLPGEHTRLHTRFAEAIERHPSLLPEPRGAIELAHHWHAAHDATSALVSAWKAAAAARRSAAYGEQLRMLSRVLELWSQVPDAAARIGCAHVDVLGQAATVAHLAGEFERGIALAGAAMAEVDPDADPIRAARLLRRRGAIRYSLGRFGYLDDLRQAAALMADGGPLKLRAQVLENLARVLHDPDVWHERIATAQRAIELARQAGEPAVEANALIALTWGLCQRFSRIDEELGAFAEVRRLALAAGDPNALMGSAISESDVLEGAGRHERAAGVAREGIAEAERQGLVRTSGTFLAINLAEPLVSLGRWDEALEVIDRALDHVPPPPTQASLQGFATDIALARGQLDRAEELHETARRILSRGAFRAQNLLPHACREVALLVARGRVDEAREAAERTLREQDFMVSARYSWPALVAFAQLGEPLLPELWPPARRLGVEGDLQRAQWLTFTALTWPAAAAGAGPGAPLALAAGSLQAVPLQAVPLQAVPLDVGDGVHAGPRSGVEASGPGPGDVAAGRLMAWDEAAAAWAALRQPYSEARALAAAAHAALALGDRQQAADRLARSRELADRLGAAPLVAELDGTARRARIVAGGGPGTDGAPEAVPDAPPLGLTAREREVLRLVADGRSNREIAGELFIAVKTVSVHVSNILAKLGAASRGEAAATAHRLHLFDSDA, encoded by the coding sequence GTGACGACGCACATGGTGAGCCCGGTGTTCGCCGGCCGGGGCGGCGAGCTGGCCGCGCTCGGCGAGGCGCTGGCCCGCGCGCGGGCGGGCGCCGCCGCCACCGTGCTCGTCGGCGGGGAGGCCGGCGTCGGCAAGACTCGGCTGGTCCACGAGTTCGAGCAGCGCGCCGACGGCGTCCTGGTGCTCGTCGGCGGCTGCCTGGAGCTCGGCACCGACGGCCTGCCGTTCGCGCCGTTCAGCGCCGTCCTGCGCGGCCTGGTGCGCGGCCGCGGCCGTGACGGCGTCACCGCGCTCGTGCCGGGCGGCCACACCCGGGGGCTCGCCCGGCTGCTGCCGGAGTTCGGCGAGCCCGACAAGGACGGCCCCGAGGCGCGCGCCCGGCTGTTCGAGCAGATGCTCGGCCTGCTGGAGCGGCTCGCCGAGGACCAGCCGACGGTGCTCGTCATCGAGGACGCCCACTGGGCCGACCGCTCGACCCGCGACCTGCTGTCGTTCCTGGTGCGCTACCAGCGCTCCGACGCGCGGCTGCTGATCCTCGTCACCTACCGGTCCGACGAGCTGCACCGCACCCACCCGCTGCGCCCGCTGCTCGCCGAGCTTGGGCGGGTCGGCTGGGTGAGCAGGCTGGAGCTGCGCCGGCTCACCCGCCGCGAGGTGGTCGCGCAGGCGACCGGCATCCTCGACCGCGAGCCGTCCGCCGCCGACATCGAGCTGATCTACGAGCGCAGCGAGGGCAACCCGCTGTTCGTCGAGGTGCTGCTGGGCGAGACCGGCGGCGACACGCTGCCCGAGTCGCTGCGCGACCTGCTGCTCGCCAAGGTCGAGCGGCTGCCCGAGGAGACCCAGGAGCTGCTGCGCGTGGCCAGCGCGGGAGGCCAGCGCATCGAGCACGCCCTGCTCACCGCCGTCAGCGGCCTCGACGACGGAGCCCTGTCCCAGGCGCTGCGCCCCGCGGTCGCCGGCAACGTCCTCGTGGTCGACGGCGAGGGCTACGCGTTCCGCCACGCGCTCATCCGCGAAGCCCTCCACGACGACCTGCTGCCGGGCGAGCACACCCGCCTGCACACCCGCTTCGCCGAGGCCATCGAACGCCACCCGTCCCTGCTGCCCGAGCCGCGCGGCGCGATCGAGCTGGCCCACCACTGGCACGCCGCCCACGACGCCACCTCGGCGCTCGTCAGCGCCTGGAAGGCCGCCGCCGCCGCGCGCAGGTCAGCCGCCTATGGTGAGCAGCTGCGGATGCTGTCCCGGGTGCTGGAGCTGTGGAGTCAGGTGCCCGACGCGGCGGCGCGCATCGGGTGCGCGCACGTCGACGTGCTGGGGCAGGCCGCCACGGTCGCCCACCTGGCGGGCGAGTTCGAGCGCGGCATCGCCCTGGCCGGTGCCGCGATGGCCGAGGTCGACCCCGACGCCGACCCGATCAGGGCCGCCCGCCTGCTGCGCCGGCGCGGCGCGATCCGCTACTCGCTCGGCAGGTTCGGCTACCTCGACGACCTGCGGCAGGCCGCCGCCCTGATGGCCGACGGCGGGCCGCTCAAGCTGCGCGCCCAGGTGCTGGAGAACCTCGCGCGGGTGCTGCACGACCCCGACGTGTGGCACGAGCGGATCGCCACCGCCCAGCGCGCCATCGAGCTGGCCCGCCAGGCAGGGGAGCCCGCCGTCGAGGCCAACGCCCTCATCGCGCTGACCTGGGGGCTGTGCCAGCGGTTCTCCCGGATCGACGAGGAGCTGGGCGCCTTCGCCGAGGTGCGGCGGCTCGCGCTGGCCGCCGGCGACCCCAACGCCCTCATGGGCAGCGCCATCTCCGAGTCCGACGTGCTGGAGGGCGCCGGCCGGCACGAGAGGGCGGCCGGGGTGGCGCGCGAGGGCATCGCCGAAGCCGAACGGCAGGGCCTGGTGCGCACCTCGGGCACCTTCCTGGCGATCAACCTCGCCGAGCCGCTGGTGTCGCTCGGTCGCTGGGACGAGGCGCTGGAGGTCATCGACCGGGCCCTCGACCACGTCCCGCCGCCGCCCACCCAGGCGAGCCTGCAGGGGTTCGCCACCGACATCGCGCTGGCCCGCGGGCAGCTCGACCGGGCGGAGGAGCTCCACGAGACCGCCCGCCGCATCCTGTCGCGCGGCGCCTTCCGTGCCCAGAACCTCCTGCCGCACGCCTGCCGGGAGGTCGCGCTGCTGGTCGCCCGGGGCCGCGTGGACGAGGCGCGGGAGGCGGCCGAGCGCACGCTGCGCGAGCAGGACTTCATGGTCAGCGCGCGCTACTCGTGGCCGGCGCTGGTGGCGTTCGCCCAACTGGGCGAGCCGCTGCTGCCGGAGCTGTGGCCGCCGGCGCGGCGGCTCGGGGTGGAGGGCGACCTGCAGCGCGCCCAGTGGCTGACCTTCACCGCCCTGACGTGGCCCGCGGCGGCGGCCGGCGCCGGGCCGGGGGCGCCGCTCGCCCTCGCCGCCGGGTCGCTTCAGGCGGTGCCACTTCAGGCGGTGCCGCTTCAGGCGGTGCCGCTCGACGTCGGGGACGGTGTCCACGCGGGGCCGCGGTCCGGGGTCGAGGCTTCGGGGCCGGGGCCTGGGGATGTCGCGGCGGGGCGGCTCATGGCGTGGGACGAGGCGGCGGCGGCCTGGGCGGCGCTCCGGCAGCCCTACTCCGAGGCCCGCGCGCTGGCGGCCGCCGCGCACGCGGCCCTCGCGCTGGGCGACCGGCAGCAGGCGGCCGACCGGCTGGCCCGCTCCCGGGAGCTCGCCGACCGGCTCGGCGCGGCGCCGCTGGTCGCCGAGCTCGACGGCACGGCCAGGCGCGCCAGGATCGTCGCCGGGGGTGGTCCGGGCACCGACGGGGCGCCGGAGGCGGTCCCCGATGCGCCGCCGCTGGGGCTGACGGCGCGGGAGCGGGAGGTGCTGCGGCTGGTGGCCGACGGGCGGAGCAACCGGGAGATCGCCGGCGAGCTGTTCATCGCGGTCAAGACCGTCAGCGTGCACGTCTCCAACATCCTGGCCAAGCTCGGCGCCGCCTCCCGAGGCGAGGCCGCCGCCACCGCCCACCGGCTGCACCTCTTCGACAGCGACGCCTAG
- a CDS encoding acyl-CoA dehydrogenase family protein: protein MLTSEYEELRKTVEAFARDVVAPVIGDYYEREEFPYDIVRQMGAMGLFGLPLPEEYGGMGGDYFALCLALEELARVDSSVAITLEAAVSLGAMPIYRYGTPAQREEWLPRLATGELLGAFGLTEPGGGSDVPGGMRTTAVLDGDEWVINGTKAFITNSGTDITGVVAVAALTGDREISTILVPSGTPGFTVSKKYSKVGWNASDTRELSFADCRVPAAHLLGERGRGYAQFLRTLDEGRVAIAALGVGLAQGCVDECVRYVRDRKAFGHPIGHYQAIQFKIADMEARAHTARLAYYHAAEKLVAGQAFKKEAAIAKLVSSNAAMDNARDATQIFGGYGFMNEFAVGRFYRDAKILEIGEGTSEVQRMLIARQLGLGDL, encoded by the coding sequence ATGCTCACCTCCGAGTACGAAGAGCTGCGCAAGACCGTCGAGGCGTTCGCCCGCGACGTCGTCGCCCCCGTGATCGGCGACTACTACGAGCGCGAGGAGTTCCCGTACGACATCGTGCGGCAGATGGGCGCGATGGGCCTGTTCGGGCTGCCGCTGCCCGAGGAGTACGGCGGCATGGGCGGCGACTACTTCGCGCTCTGCCTGGCCCTGGAGGAACTGGCCCGCGTCGACTCCAGCGTGGCGATCACGCTGGAGGCCGCCGTGTCGCTCGGCGCGATGCCGATCTACCGCTACGGCACGCCGGCCCAGCGCGAGGAGTGGCTGCCCCGGCTGGCCACGGGCGAACTGCTGGGCGCCTTCGGCCTGACCGAGCCCGGCGGCGGCTCCGACGTGCCCGGCGGCATGCGCACCACGGCCGTGCTGGACGGCGACGAGTGGGTGATCAACGGGACGAAGGCGTTCATCACCAACTCCGGCACCGACATCACCGGCGTGGTCGCCGTGGCCGCGCTCACCGGCGACCGGGAGATCTCCACGATCCTGGTGCCGAGCGGCACCCCGGGCTTCACGGTGTCGAAGAAGTACTCCAAGGTCGGCTGGAACGCCTCCGACACCAGGGAGCTGTCCTTCGCCGACTGCCGCGTGCCCGCCGCCCATCTGCTGGGCGAGCGCGGCCGCGGCTACGCGCAGTTCCTGCGGACCCTCGACGAGGGCCGCGTCGCGATCGCCGCCCTGGGCGTCGGCCTGGCGCAGGGCTGCGTGGACGAGTGCGTGCGCTACGTCAGGGACCGCAAGGCGTTCGGCCACCCGATCGGCCACTACCAGGCCATCCAGTTCAAGATCGCCGACATGGAGGCCCGCGCCCACACCGCCCGCCTGGCCTACTACCACGCGGCCGAGAAGCTGGTGGCCGGGCAGGCGTTCAAGAAGGAGGCGGCCATCGCCAAGCTCGTCTCCTCCAACGCCGCCATGGACAACGCGCGTGACGCGACGCAGATCTTCGGCGGCTACGGGTTCATGAACGAGTTCGCGGTCGGCCGCTTCTACCGCGACGCCAAGATCCTGGAGATCGGCGAGGGCACCAGCGAGGTCCAGCGCATGCTCATCGCCCGCCAGCTCGGCCTCGGCGACCTCTGA